Proteins encoded in a region of the Vicia villosa cultivar HV-30 ecotype Madison, WI linkage group LG5, Vvil1.0, whole genome shotgun sequence genome:
- the LOC131601773 gene encoding uncharacterized protein LOC131601773 isoform X2 yields MDIRVRRSWMYNRLNPHKKGYTPEFLKGLEEFVSFAMKQPGTSNNEIRCPCSICRNIGFIHFEEAKVHIFKKGFTPDYWYWTCHGEVNPELCVELSRKQYAQEGYNDHHNRFENMVYDVFGPQHQMQCDDDYEESPNIADQKFYDLLHAAQKPLWPGCDHTELSVAVRLLTIKSEGNISQRSFNQMVELMKETNPPNNCVPQDYYRAKKIVSKLGLTAEKIDCCVNGCMLFYTDECKQLKECKFCNAPRYEKKKIGKGRFKEVPIKRMHYLPLTPRLKRLYASMSSAPHMTWHYETRREPGVLCHPSDGESWKHFDQVYPDFAAEPRNVRLGLCTDGFAPFNHTTSRYSCWPVIVTPYNLPPELCMTTPYMFLTLIIPGPKNPKSKIDVYLQPLIDELKQLWNEGVLTHDISRKQNFKMKAALMWTINDFPAYGMLSGWSTAGKLACPYCMNQSKSKAFYLEHSKKCSWFDCHRQFLPMNHVFRRNKDAFYKDRKEKSKPPQLLSGEDVWEEVSFLPKITEVDPCVCDGFGVSHNWKKQSIFWELPYWKDNLIRHNLDVMHIEKNVFDNVFNTVMDIKGKTKDNAKARKDLKEYCRRKELELHVLPNGKELKPKAKYVLSNDQQKGVYKWISELKMPDGHASNLHRCVNSEEQKIIGMKSHDCHVFMERLLPIAFSALPHNVWNPIAELSKFFKDLCSTILRVDDLLLMEQNIVIITCKLEKIFPPGFFNSMEHIPIHLPYEARVGGPVQYRWMYPFERYLNRLKQMVKNRSRVEGSICEAYLCQETSHFCSYYFESHVQTLRNKVGRNDDGVQDDVVPQTFSIFNHYGRSAGFCKSRYLDDRELKAAHLHILLNCEEVQPYIEKDLIFVHPMMHGLERTLK; encoded by the exons ATGGACATCCGCGTACGTCGTAGTTGGATGTACAATAGGCTAAATCCTCATAAGAAGGGGTACACTCCTGAATTTCTAAAAGGATTAGAGGAATTTGTTTCCTTTGCAATGAAACAACCAGGCACATCTAATAATGAAATTAGATGTCCGTGCTCTATCTGCAGAAACATTGGTTTCATACATTTCGAAGAAGCGAAAGTTCATATTTTTAAGAAAGGATTTACTCCTGATTATTGGTATTGGACATGTCATGGAGAAGTTAATCCAGAGTTGTGTGTAGAATTAAGTAGGAAACAATATGCACAAGAGGGATATAACGACCACCACAATAGATTTGAGAACATGGTTTATGATGTTTTTGGACCACAACACCAAATGCAGTGTGATGATGATTATGAAGAGTCTCCGAATATTGCTGATCAAAAGTTTTATGATTTGCTACATGCGGCTCAGAAGCCATTGTGGCCTGGATGTGATCATACTGAATTGTCTGTTGCTGTTAGATTATTGACAATTAAGTCTGAGGGAAATATTTCTCAACGGTCTTTTAATCAAATGGTGGAACTTATGAAGGAGACAAATCCTCCAAATAATTGTGTCCCTCAAGATTATTATAGGGCGAAGAAAATAGTTTCAAAACTCGGTCTCACCGCAGAAAAAATAGATTGTTGTGTAAATGGTTGTATGCTTTTCTACACCGATGAATGTAAACAATTAAAAGAATGCAAGTTTTGTAATGCACCTCGTTATGAGAAAAAAAAGATTGGTAAGGGGAGATTCAAAGAAGTTCCAATTAAGAGAATGCATTATTTACCCCTAACTCCTAGACTTAAGAGATTATATGCTTCAATGAGCTCAGCTCCACATATGACGTGGCATTATGAAACTAGACGAGAACCCGGAGTGTTGTGTCATCCATCAGATGGAGAGTCATGGAAACACTTTGATCAAGTTTACCCCGACTTTGCTGCTGAACCGAGGAACGTAAGGCTAGGTTTATGTACAGATGGTTTTGCACCATTTAACCATACAACCTCCCGTTATTCGTGTTGGCCTGtgattgtaaccccttacaatcTTCCTCCTGAGCTATGCATGACAACTCCCTACATGTTTCTAACTTTGATTATCCCCGGACCAAAAAATCCAAAGAGCAAGATAGATGTGTATTTGCAACCATTGATAGATGAGTTAAAACAGTTGTGGAATGAAGGAGTGCTTACACATGATATAtctagaaaacaaaattttaagatGAAAGCTGCATTAATGTggacaattaatgattttccggCATATGGAATGTTGTCTGGTTGGAGTACAGCAGGAAAATTAGCATGTCCATATTGcatgaatcaatcaaaatcaaaagctTTTTACTTAGAGCATAGTAAAAAGTGTTCTTGGTTTGATTGCCATCGACAATTTTTGCCTATGAATCACGTGTTTAGAAGAAATAAGGATGCCTTTTACAAGGATCGAAAAGAGAAGTCTAAACCTCCACAATTATTAAGTGGAGAGGATGTGTGGGAAGAAGTTTCTTTTCTCCCTAAAATAACTGAGGTCGACCCTTGTGTATGTGATGGATTTGGCGTGTCTCATAATTGGAAAAAACAAAGTATCTTTTGGGAGTTACcttattggaaagataatttaatAAGACATAATCTTGATGtgatgcatattgagaagaatgtGTTTGATAATGTCTTCAATACAGTGATGGACATTAAAGGCAAAACCAAAGACAATGCTAAGGCAAGAAAAGACTTGAAGGAGTATTGTCGAAGAAAGGAGTTAGAGCTACATGTACTACCTAATGGGAAAGAATTGAAGCCTAAAGCAAAATATGTTTTGTCTAATGATCAACAAAAAGGCGTGTATAAATGGATCTCTGAATTAAAAATGCCTGATGGTCATGCTTCAAATTTGCATAGATGCGTGAACTCGGAAGAACAAAAGATAATTGGAATGAAGAGTCATGATTGTCATGTGTTTATGGAGCGCTTGTTACCAATTGCTTTTAGTGCACTTCCACATAATGTGTGGAATCCTATAGCCGAGTTGAGTAAATTTTTCAAGGATTTATGCTCAACAATTTTGCGCGTTGACGATTTGTTGTTGATGGAGCAAAACATAGTGATTATAACTTGTAAGTTGGAAAAAATATTTCCACCGGGATTCTTTAATTCCATGGAGCATATTCCGATTCATCTACCATATGAAGCAAGAGTTGGGGGTCCTGTACAATATCGTTGGATGTATCCATTTGAAAG ATACTTGAATAGGTTGAAACAAATGGTTAAAAACAGATCGCGTGTAGAGGGCTCAATTTGCGAGGCATATCTATGTCAAGAGACTTCTCATTTTTGTTCATATTACTTTGAGTCTCATGTGCAAACTTTGAGAAATAAAGTAGGCCGAAATGATGATGGGGTTCAAGATGATGTAGTGCCACAAACCTTTTCAATTTTTAATCATTATGGTCGTTCAGCTGGATTTTGTAAGAGCCGCTATTTGGATGATAGAGAGTTAAAAGCTGCACATTTGCATATCCTTCTAAATTGCGAAGAAGTCCAACCATATATTGA AAAAGATTTAATATTTGTCCACCCGATGATGCATGGGCTAGAAAGAACTTTGAAATAA
- the LOC131601773 gene encoding uncharacterized protein LOC131601773 isoform X3, producing the protein MDIRVRRSWMYNRLNPHKKGYTPEFLKGLEEFVSFAMKQPGTSNNEIRCPCSICRNIGFIHFEEAKVHIFKKGFTPDYWYWTCHGEVNPELCVELSRKQYAQEGYNDHHNRFENMVYDVFGPQHQMQCDDDYEESPNIADQKFYDLLHAAQKPLWPGCDHTELSVAVRLLTIKSEGNISQRSFNQMVELMKETNPPNNCVPQDYYRAKKIVSKLGLTAEKIDCCVNGCMLFYTDECKQLKECKFCNAPRYEKKKIGKGRFKEVPIKRMHYLPLTPRLKRLYASMSSAPHMTWHYETRREPGVLCHPSDGESWKHFDQVYPDFAAEPRNVRLGLCTDGFAPFNHTTSRYSCWPVIVTPYNLPPELCMTTPYMFLTLIIPGPKNPKSKIDVYLQPLIDELKQLWNEGVLTHDISRKQNFKMKAALMWTINDFPAYGMLSGWSTAGKLACPYCMNQSKSKAFYLEHSKKCSWFDCHRQFLPMNHVFRRNKDAFYKDRKEKSKPPQLLSGEDVWEEVSFLPKITEVDPCVCDGFGVSHNWKKQSIFWELPYWKDNLIRHNLDVMHIEKNVFDNVFNTVMDIKGKTKDNAKARKDLKEYCRRKELELHVLPNGKELKPKAKYVLSNDQQKGVYKWISELKMPDGHASNLHRCVNSEEQKIIGMKSHDCHVFMERLLPIAFSALPHNVWNPIAELSKFFKDLCSTILRVDDLLLMEQNIVIITCKLEKIFPPGFFNSMEHIPIHLPYEARVGGPVQYRWMYPFERKDLIFVHPMMHGLERTLK; encoded by the exons ATGGACATCCGCGTACGTCGTAGTTGGATGTACAATAGGCTAAATCCTCATAAGAAGGGGTACACTCCTGAATTTCTAAAAGGATTAGAGGAATTTGTTTCCTTTGCAATGAAACAACCAGGCACATCTAATAATGAAATTAGATGTCCGTGCTCTATCTGCAGAAACATTGGTTTCATACATTTCGAAGAAGCGAAAGTTCATATTTTTAAGAAAGGATTTACTCCTGATTATTGGTATTGGACATGTCATGGAGAAGTTAATCCAGAGTTGTGTGTAGAATTAAGTAGGAAACAATATGCACAAGAGGGATATAACGACCACCACAATAGATTTGAGAACATGGTTTATGATGTTTTTGGACCACAACACCAAATGCAGTGTGATGATGATTATGAAGAGTCTCCGAATATTGCTGATCAAAAGTTTTATGATTTGCTACATGCGGCTCAGAAGCCATTGTGGCCTGGATGTGATCATACTGAATTGTCTGTTGCTGTTAGATTATTGACAATTAAGTCTGAGGGAAATATTTCTCAACGGTCTTTTAATCAAATGGTGGAACTTATGAAGGAGACAAATCCTCCAAATAATTGTGTCCCTCAAGATTATTATAGGGCGAAGAAAATAGTTTCAAAACTCGGTCTCACCGCAGAAAAAATAGATTGTTGTGTAAATGGTTGTATGCTTTTCTACACCGATGAATGTAAACAATTAAAAGAATGCAAGTTTTGTAATGCACCTCGTTATGAGAAAAAAAAGATTGGTAAGGGGAGATTCAAAGAAGTTCCAATTAAGAGAATGCATTATTTACCCCTAACTCCTAGACTTAAGAGATTATATGCTTCAATGAGCTCAGCTCCACATATGACGTGGCATTATGAAACTAGACGAGAACCCGGAGTGTTGTGTCATCCATCAGATGGAGAGTCATGGAAACACTTTGATCAAGTTTACCCCGACTTTGCTGCTGAACCGAGGAACGTAAGGCTAGGTTTATGTACAGATGGTTTTGCACCATTTAACCATACAACCTCCCGTTATTCGTGTTGGCCTGtgattgtaaccccttacaatcTTCCTCCTGAGCTATGCATGACAACTCCCTACATGTTTCTAACTTTGATTATCCCCGGACCAAAAAATCCAAAGAGCAAGATAGATGTGTATTTGCAACCATTGATAGATGAGTTAAAACAGTTGTGGAATGAAGGAGTGCTTACACATGATATAtctagaaaacaaaattttaagatGAAAGCTGCATTAATGTggacaattaatgattttccggCATATGGAATGTTGTCTGGTTGGAGTACAGCAGGAAAATTAGCATGTCCATATTGcatgaatcaatcaaaatcaaaagctTTTTACTTAGAGCATAGTAAAAAGTGTTCTTGGTTTGATTGCCATCGACAATTTTTGCCTATGAATCACGTGTTTAGAAGAAATAAGGATGCCTTTTACAAGGATCGAAAAGAGAAGTCTAAACCTCCACAATTATTAAGTGGAGAGGATGTGTGGGAAGAAGTTTCTTTTCTCCCTAAAATAACTGAGGTCGACCCTTGTGTATGTGATGGATTTGGCGTGTCTCATAATTGGAAAAAACAAAGTATCTTTTGGGAGTTACcttattggaaagataatttaatAAGACATAATCTTGATGtgatgcatattgagaagaatgtGTTTGATAATGTCTTCAATACAGTGATGGACATTAAAGGCAAAACCAAAGACAATGCTAAGGCAAGAAAAGACTTGAAGGAGTATTGTCGAAGAAAGGAGTTAGAGCTACATGTACTACCTAATGGGAAAGAATTGAAGCCTAAAGCAAAATATGTTTTGTCTAATGATCAACAAAAAGGCGTGTATAAATGGATCTCTGAATTAAAAATGCCTGATGGTCATGCTTCAAATTTGCATAGATGCGTGAACTCGGAAGAACAAAAGATAATTGGAATGAAGAGTCATGATTGTCATGTGTTTATGGAGCGCTTGTTACCAATTGCTTTTAGTGCACTTCCACATAATGTGTGGAATCCTATAGCCGAGTTGAGTAAATTTTTCAAGGATTTATGCTCAACAATTTTGCGCGTTGACGATTTGTTGTTGATGGAGCAAAACATAGTGATTATAACTTGTAAGTTGGAAAAAATATTTCCACCGGGATTCTTTAATTCCATGGAGCATATTCCGATTCATCTACCATATGAAGCAAGAGTTGGGGGTCCTGTACAATATCGTTGGATGTATCCATTTGAAAG AAAAGATTTAATATTTGTCCACCCGATGATGCATGGGCTAGAAAGAACTTTGAAATAA
- the LOC131601773 gene encoding uncharacterized protein LOC131601773 isoform X1, which translates to MDIRVRRSWMYNRLNPHKKGYTPEFLKGLEEFVSFAMKQPGTSNNEIRCPCSICRNIGFIHFEEAKVHIFKKGFTPDYWYWTCHGEVNPELCVELSRKQYAQEGYNDHHNRFENMVYDVFGPQHQMQCDDDYEESPNIADQKFYDLLHAAQKPLWPGCDHTELSVAVRLLTIKSEGNISQRSFNQMVELMKETNPPNNCVPQDYYRAKKIVSKLGLTAEKIDCCVNGCMLFYTDECKQLKECKFCNAPRYEKKKIGKGRFKEVPIKRMHYLPLTPRLKRLYASMSSAPHMTWHYETRREPGVLCHPSDGESWKHFDQVYPDFAAEPRNVRLGLCTDGFAPFNHTTSRYSCWPVIVTPYNLPPELCMTTPYMFLTLIIPGPKNPKSKIDVYLQPLIDELKQLWNEGVLTHDISRKQNFKMKAALMWTINDFPAYGMLSGWSTAGKLACPYCMNQSKSKAFYLEHSKKCSWFDCHRQFLPMNHVFRRNKDAFYKDRKEKSKPPQLLSGEDVWEEVSFLPKITEVDPCVCDGFGVSHNWKKQSIFWELPYWKDNLIRHNLDVMHIEKNVFDNVFNTVMDIKGKTKDNAKARKDLKEYCRRKELELHVLPNGKELKPKAKYVLSNDQQKGVYKWISELKMPDGHASNLHRCVNSEEQKIIGMKSHDCHVFMERLLPIAFSALPHNVWNPIAELSKFFKDLCSTILRVDDLLLMEQNIVIITCKLEKIFPPGFFNSMEHIPIHLPYEARVGGPVQYRWMYPFERYLNRLKQMVKNRSRVEGSICEAYLCQETSHFCSYYFESHVQTLRNKVGRNDDGVQDDVVPQTFSIFNHYGRSAGFCKSRYLDDRELKAAHLHILLNCEEVQPYIECFVKYLEENNPNVSQAVIDGRISSEFPTWFYTYVSVP; encoded by the exons ATGGACATCCGCGTACGTCGTAGTTGGATGTACAATAGGCTAAATCCTCATAAGAAGGGGTACACTCCTGAATTTCTAAAAGGATTAGAGGAATTTGTTTCCTTTGCAATGAAACAACCAGGCACATCTAATAATGAAATTAGATGTCCGTGCTCTATCTGCAGAAACATTGGTTTCATACATTTCGAAGAAGCGAAAGTTCATATTTTTAAGAAAGGATTTACTCCTGATTATTGGTATTGGACATGTCATGGAGAAGTTAATCCAGAGTTGTGTGTAGAATTAAGTAGGAAACAATATGCACAAGAGGGATATAACGACCACCACAATAGATTTGAGAACATGGTTTATGATGTTTTTGGACCACAACACCAAATGCAGTGTGATGATGATTATGAAGAGTCTCCGAATATTGCTGATCAAAAGTTTTATGATTTGCTACATGCGGCTCAGAAGCCATTGTGGCCTGGATGTGATCATACTGAATTGTCTGTTGCTGTTAGATTATTGACAATTAAGTCTGAGGGAAATATTTCTCAACGGTCTTTTAATCAAATGGTGGAACTTATGAAGGAGACAAATCCTCCAAATAATTGTGTCCCTCAAGATTATTATAGGGCGAAGAAAATAGTTTCAAAACTCGGTCTCACCGCAGAAAAAATAGATTGTTGTGTAAATGGTTGTATGCTTTTCTACACCGATGAATGTAAACAATTAAAAGAATGCAAGTTTTGTAATGCACCTCGTTATGAGAAAAAAAAGATTGGTAAGGGGAGATTCAAAGAAGTTCCAATTAAGAGAATGCATTATTTACCCCTAACTCCTAGACTTAAGAGATTATATGCTTCAATGAGCTCAGCTCCACATATGACGTGGCATTATGAAACTAGACGAGAACCCGGAGTGTTGTGTCATCCATCAGATGGAGAGTCATGGAAACACTTTGATCAAGTTTACCCCGACTTTGCTGCTGAACCGAGGAACGTAAGGCTAGGTTTATGTACAGATGGTTTTGCACCATTTAACCATACAACCTCCCGTTATTCGTGTTGGCCTGtgattgtaaccccttacaatcTTCCTCCTGAGCTATGCATGACAACTCCCTACATGTTTCTAACTTTGATTATCCCCGGACCAAAAAATCCAAAGAGCAAGATAGATGTGTATTTGCAACCATTGATAGATGAGTTAAAACAGTTGTGGAATGAAGGAGTGCTTACACATGATATAtctagaaaacaaaattttaagatGAAAGCTGCATTAATGTggacaattaatgattttccggCATATGGAATGTTGTCTGGTTGGAGTACAGCAGGAAAATTAGCATGTCCATATTGcatgaatcaatcaaaatcaaaagctTTTTACTTAGAGCATAGTAAAAAGTGTTCTTGGTTTGATTGCCATCGACAATTTTTGCCTATGAATCACGTGTTTAGAAGAAATAAGGATGCCTTTTACAAGGATCGAAAAGAGAAGTCTAAACCTCCACAATTATTAAGTGGAGAGGATGTGTGGGAAGAAGTTTCTTTTCTCCCTAAAATAACTGAGGTCGACCCTTGTGTATGTGATGGATTTGGCGTGTCTCATAATTGGAAAAAACAAAGTATCTTTTGGGAGTTACcttattggaaagataatttaatAAGACATAATCTTGATGtgatgcatattgagaagaatgtGTTTGATAATGTCTTCAATACAGTGATGGACATTAAAGGCAAAACCAAAGACAATGCTAAGGCAAGAAAAGACTTGAAGGAGTATTGTCGAAGAAAGGAGTTAGAGCTACATGTACTACCTAATGGGAAAGAATTGAAGCCTAAAGCAAAATATGTTTTGTCTAATGATCAACAAAAAGGCGTGTATAAATGGATCTCTGAATTAAAAATGCCTGATGGTCATGCTTCAAATTTGCATAGATGCGTGAACTCGGAAGAACAAAAGATAATTGGAATGAAGAGTCATGATTGTCATGTGTTTATGGAGCGCTTGTTACCAATTGCTTTTAGTGCACTTCCACATAATGTGTGGAATCCTATAGCCGAGTTGAGTAAATTTTTCAAGGATTTATGCTCAACAATTTTGCGCGTTGACGATTTGTTGTTGATGGAGCAAAACATAGTGATTATAACTTGTAAGTTGGAAAAAATATTTCCACCGGGATTCTTTAATTCCATGGAGCATATTCCGATTCATCTACCATATGAAGCAAGAGTTGGGGGTCCTGTACAATATCGTTGGATGTATCCATTTGAAAG ATACTTGAATAGGTTGAAACAAATGGTTAAAAACAGATCGCGTGTAGAGGGCTCAATTTGCGAGGCATATCTATGTCAAGAGACTTCTCATTTTTGTTCATATTACTTTGAGTCTCATGTGCAAACTTTGAGAAATAAAGTAGGCCGAAATGATGATGGGGTTCAAGATGATGTAGTGCCACAAACCTTTTCAATTTTTAATCATTATGGTCGTTCAGCTGGATTTTGTAAGAGCCGCTATTTGGATGATAGAGAGTTAAAAGCTGCACATTTGCATATCCTTCTAAATTGCGAAGAAGTCCAACCATATATTGA atGTTTTGTGAAATATTTAGAAGAAAACAATCCAAATGTATCCCAAGCTGTCATAGATGGAAGGATTTCATCTGAATTTCCTACCTGGTTTTACACATACGTAAGTGTTCCATGA
- the LOC131601773 gene encoding proline-rich receptor-like protein kinase PERK8 isoform X4 → MADQDRSKEKASKNHHSKHLKRSKLNHPTQSHIEISQVAPLSRTLHDTPLHETSHDVTRVPPPSSVSRVPPSNTSHVEPSHNTLHVPPPSRWSRVPPSMTSGVTPPPSTSHIPPSYNMSHAAAFKKSRVPPPINVTRPRVVPPTRISSTTPSTSASHVAPPTRTSDHDTPSPSIRGVISPSNSQPSHSEGAHTPRSSETAVASETQSNNCKRTLYLDGNGFLPSHPAAKEIGDIIKSNFYEAWPSWKKIHIDKRDIWFAAFKKRFNICPPDDAWARKNFEIRGAAVMKNNLNKVRTTMNRPRWIGSDVWNSLCNQWGTQEFKKKRIQAKTNRASDCGGFGGSLHTCGSITSSQHRANMVKFLCFHL, encoded by the exons ATGGCAGATCAAGATAGAAGTAAAGAaaaagcttccaaaaatcatCATTCTAAACATCTCAAACGTTCAAAGTTGAATCATCCtactcaatctcatattgagatATCTCAAGTAGCACCTCTTTCTAGGACATTGCATGATACACCACTTCATGAGACATCACATGATGTAACTCGTGTTCCACCTCCTTCTAGTGTGTCTCGTGTCCCCCCTTCTAATACATCTCATGTAGAACCTTCTCATAACACATTACATGTTCCACCACCTTCTAGATGGTCTCGTGTTCCTCCTTCTATGACATCCGGTGTAACACCTCCTCCTAGCACAAGTCATATTCCACCTTCTTATAACATGTCTCATGCTGCCGCTTTTAAGAAATCTCGTGTTCCACCTCCAATCAATGTCACACGTCCTCGTGTTGTACCTCCTACTAGGATATCTTCTACCACCCCATCAACTAGTGCATCTCATGTAGCACCTCCTACTAGGACATCTGATCATGATACACCTTCACCTTCAATAAGAGGGGTAATATCACCATCTAACTCACAACCATCTCATTCTGAAGGAGCACACACTCCTAGATCTAGTGAGACTGCTGTTGCATCTGAGACACAAAGCAATAACTGCAAGAGAACTCTATACCTTGATGGAAATGG ATTTTTACCTTCACATCCTGCTGCTAAAGAGATTGGAGATATCATCAAAAGTAATTTTTATGAAGCATGGCCCTCATGGAAAAAGATTCACATTGATAAGAGAGACATATGGTTTGCTGCGTTTAAG AAAAGATTTAATATTTGTCCACCCGATGATGCATGGGCTAGAAAGAACTTTGAAATAAGAGGTGCAGCTGTAATGAAAAACAATCTAAACAAGGTTCGTACCACAATGAATAGACCAAGATGGATTGGTTCGGATGTGTGGAATTCATTGTGCAATCAATGGGGAACTCAAGAATTTAAAAAGAAGAGAATACAAGCAAAAacaaacagagcatctgattgtGGTGGTTTTGGAGGATCCCTTCACACATGTGGCTCTATCACCTCATCCCAACATAGAGCTAATATGGTAAAGTTTCTATGCTTTCATTTGTGA